The Mucilaginibacter yixingensis genome window below encodes:
- a CDS encoding serine acetyltransferase, whose protein sequence is MANNISYNLFQDQKANRGNFKGQLVMFLFRLVMLINRSMILKVILFPYLMFYRFFVEWVLGVELPRKTQVGRGLIIYHGQALVVNFKTIIGENCVLRNSVTIGHKKLADGTLSGCPRIGNNVDIGANACIIGDITIGNNVIIGAGAVVVKDVPDNCTVVGNPGRILSSTPLPTLPEGEGFRTN, encoded by the coding sequence ATGGCAAACAACATTAGCTATAATCTATTTCAGGACCAAAAGGCAAACCGGGGCAACTTTAAGGGGCAACTGGTGATGTTCTTATTTCGGTTGGTGATGCTGATTAACCGCTCAATGATCCTGAAGGTGATCTTGTTTCCGTACCTGATGTTTTACCGCTTTTTTGTGGAGTGGGTGCTGGGTGTTGAACTACCCCGTAAAACACAGGTAGGCCGCGGATTGATTATCTATCACGGTCAGGCACTGGTGGTAAATTTTAAAACTATTATTGGCGAGAACTGCGTACTGCGTAACTCGGTTACCATTGGTCATAAAAAGCTGGCCGACGGCACGCTGAGCGGCTGCCCGCGTATAGGCAACAACGTAGATATTGGTGCTAACGCCTGCATCATCGGCGATATTACCATCGGCAACAACGTTATTATTGGTGCCGGTGCGGTAGTGGTGAAAGATGTGCCGGATAATTGTACAGTGGTAGGAAACCCGGGGAGAATCCTGAGTTCCACACCCCTCCCAACCCTCCCCGAAGGGGAGGGCTTTAGAACTAATTGA
- a CDS encoding glycosyltransferase family 2 protein — protein MATFQPKLSVITVVYNDARHIERTMRSVIGQTYTNIEYLVIDGASTDGTLDKIKQQGHKIAQLISEKDKGIYDAMNKGLAKATGDYVIFMNSGDEFYDNETVAHVFAAAPDADIYYGETEMITDQQVSLGQRRHKAPERFTWRGFKYGMSISHQAIYVRRSMAEPYDPKYQLSADIDWIIRATKKAKTIVRVPGYVAKYMVGGMSKTKHKQSLMERFDIMKRYYGLVPTIFNHFIIAFNLGWYWLKERRTND, from the coding sequence ATGGCAACGTTTCAACCCAAATTATCGGTCATAACGGTGGTGTATAATGATGCCCGGCATATTGAGCGCACCATGCGTTCGGTTATCGGGCAAACGTATACCAATATTGAATATCTGGTGATTGACGGCGCCTCTACCGACGGCACGCTGGATAAAATAAAGCAGCAGGGCCATAAAATTGCTCAACTCATCAGCGAAAAAGACAAAGGCATTTATGATGCCATGAACAAAGGCCTGGCCAAAGCTACCGGCGATTACGTGATCTTCATGAACTCTGGCGATGAGTTTTATGATAACGAAACCGTGGCCCATGTTTTTGCCGCCGCACCCGATGCTGATATTTATTATGGCGAAACCGAGATGATTACCGATCAACAGGTGAGCCTGGGTCAGCGCCGGCACAAGGCCCCCGAGCGGTTTACCTGGCGCGGGTTTAAATACGGCATGAGCATTAGTCACCAGGCTATTTATGTGCGCCGCAGTATGGCCGAGCCGTATGACCCCAAATATCAGTTAAGCGCAGATATCGACTGGATTATCCGCGCAACTAAAAAAGCTAAAACCATTGTGCGCGTACCCGGCTATGTAGCTAAATATATGGTTGGCGGCATGTCTAAAACCAAACACAAACAAAGCCTGATGGAGCGTTTTGATATTATGAAGCGCTACTATGGACTAGTACCAACCATATTCAATCACTTTATTATTGCCTTTAACCTGGGCTGGTACTGGTTAAAAGAGCGACGGACGAATGATTAA
- a CDS encoding glycosyltransferase family 4 protein yields MKVTLINTADAGGGAPAACMRLLRALRKKTPEARLLVQEKRTDNEAVVSINNGLIGRLRKNLNFFAERIPFMLFHEADKTVRFAFSTASTGTDISKEQVITQADVLHLHWTNQGFLSIKDLKRLLRLNKPVVWTLHDMWTFTGGCHYAGDCNHFEHHCGHCWMLNSNQAKDLSSYGWKHKNRLYERKDSITFVTCSHWLADMARKSSLLSGFRIETIPNPIDSTVFKPGDKAALRSKWGIGNEKHIILFGAANIMDRRKGLTYLIEALELLKEQHVDADDIAVVIFGKNKAFGTTMLPFKAYELGIISSEKDIAEIYGLADVFVTPAIEDNLPNTVMEAMACGVPVVAFNTGGIPDMIDHQQNGYLAKYKSATDLAAGLNHVLTTADRTQLAQAARQKVLATFNDEVVASKYMAVYQSLLK; encoded by the coding sequence ATGAAAGTTACCCTAATTAACACTGCCGACGCCGGTGGTGGCGCTCCTGCCGCCTGTATGCGCCTGCTAAGGGCATTGCGCAAAAAAACACCTGAGGCGCGTTTACTGGTACAGGAAAAGCGCACCGATAATGAAGCAGTTGTTTCAATAAATAATGGGCTGATCGGTCGCCTGCGTAAAAACCTTAACTTTTTTGCAGAGCGCATTCCGTTTATGCTGTTTCACGAGGCGGATAAAACTGTGCGCTTTGCGTTTTCAACAGCATCTACCGGTACTGACATCAGCAAAGAACAGGTGATTACCCAGGCTGATGTTTTGCACCTGCACTGGACCAATCAGGGCTTCCTCTCCATCAAAGATCTCAAACGTTTGCTGCGCCTCAACAAGCCAGTGGTGTGGACCCTGCATGATATGTGGACCTTTACCGGCGGCTGTCACTACGCCGGCGATTGCAACCATTTTGAGCATCATTGCGGCCACTGCTGGATGCTGAACAGCAACCAAGCCAAAGATCTGTCTTCATACGGATGGAAACACAAGAACCGCTTGTATGAGCGTAAAGACAGCATCACTTTTGTAACGTGCAGCCACTGGCTGGCAGATATGGCGCGCAAAAGTTCGCTGCTCTCGGGCTTCCGTATCGAGACCATTCCTAATCCTATCGATTCCACCGTTTTTAAACCGGGAGATAAAGCCGCCTTGCGCAGCAAATGGGGCATAGGTAATGAAAAACATATTATCCTTTTCGGCGCAGCCAACATTATGGATCGCCGCAAAGGTTTGACCTATTTAATTGAAGCGCTGGAGTTATTAAAAGAGCAGCATGTTGATGCCGATGATATTGCCGTGGTAATTTTTGGCAAAAACAAGGCTTTTGGCACCACGATGCTGCCATTCAAGGCTTATGAGCTGGGCATCATCAGTTCAGAAAAAGATATTGCTGAAATATATGGTCTGGCCGATGTTTTTGTAACCCCTGCCATTGAAGATAATCTGCCCAACACTGTGATGGAAGCCATGGCCTGCGGCGTGCCGGTGGTAGCTTTTAACACGGGCGGCATTCCGGATATGATCGATCATCAGCAGAACGGCTATCTGGCTAAATATAAATCGGCAACAGATCTGGCTGCGGGCTTAAATCACGTATTAACAACCGCAGATCGTACCCAACTGGCACAAGCCGCCCGCCAGAAAGTGCTGGCAACGTTTAACGATGAGGTAGTAGCCTCTAAATACATGGCCGTTTATCAATCCCTGTTAAAATAA
- a CDS encoding MBOAT family protein — MLFNSLPFILFYIIVTIAYFKLPYKFRWILLLAASCYFYMAFVPIYILILGFTIVIDYYAGIYLEKITDHRKRRRFLVMSLVANIGVLAVFKYYNFIAFNVNELFDVSGHTPPLAYLKILLPIGLSFHTFQAMSYTLEVYRGNQKAEQHFGIYALYVMFYPQLVAGPIERPQNVLHQFHEEHDYDFENLKAGLMQMATGFFKKVVIADRIAILVDGAYAHPQTQSGSSLCVAALFYGFQIYCDFSGYSDIALGAARTMGYNLMINFDRPFISTSVTEFWRRWHISLSTWFNDYLFTPIMIARRNWGKNAVVFALIVTFAISGLWHGAGWTFVIFGLLHGIAMVYEFKTKKFRKKLSKSWPHWLYNNLSIVITYLFACVTWVFFRSPYVHEAFYILGKIVHMKPFGPASFAMNTTEIFFSIGLIVLLCIKEKYWLTIPTKNTFWFFVIFILMVCSCYLFGVFNNKQFIYFQF; from the coding sequence ATGCTGTTTAATTCTCTTCCGTTTATTCTTTTTTACATCATTGTAACCATAGCTTATTTTAAGCTACCTTATAAATTCCGGTGGATCTTGTTGCTGGCAGCCAGCTGCTACTTTTATATGGCCTTTGTGCCCATCTATATCCTCATTCTCGGTTTCACTATCGTGATTGATTATTATGCAGGCATCTACCTTGAAAAAATAACCGATCACCGTAAACGACGCCGTTTCCTGGTGATGAGTTTGGTGGCCAATATTGGTGTGCTGGCCGTTTTTAAATACTACAACTTTATTGCCTTTAACGTTAACGAGCTGTTTGATGTATCGGGCCATACGCCGCCACTGGCTTACCTGAAAATCCTGTTGCCTATTGGCTTGTCGTTCCACACGTTTCAGGCCATGAGTTATACGCTGGAGGTTTACCGGGGTAACCAAAAAGCAGAGCAGCATTTTGGCATTTATGCGCTGTATGTCATGTTCTACCCGCAGCTGGTAGCCGGCCCTATTGAGCGCCCGCAAAATGTACTGCACCAGTTTCATGAAGAGCACGACTACGACTTTGAAAACCTGAAAGCCGGCCTTATGCAAATGGCTACCGGTTTCTTTAAAAAAGTAGTAATTGCCGACAGAATTGCAATCCTTGTCGACGGCGCTTATGCACACCCACAAACACAATCAGGCTCGTCGCTTTGTGTGGCCGCATTGTTTTACGGCTTTCAGATTTACTGCGATTTTTCGGGATATTCTGACATCGCCCTGGGCGCAGCCCGCACGATGGGCTATAACCTGATGATCAACTTCGACAGGCCGTTTATCAGCACCAGCGTTACCGAGTTTTGGCGCAGGTGGCATATCTCGCTCTCTACCTGGTTTAACGATTATTTATTTACCCCCATTATGATTGCCCGACGCAACTGGGGCAAAAACGCAGTGGTATTTGCTTTGATTGTCACCTTTGCCATCAGTGGTTTGTGGCATGGGGCGGGGTGGACGTTTGTTATTTTCGGCCTGTTGCACGGTATTGCCATGGTGTATGAGTTTAAAACCAAGAAGTTTCGTAAAAAGCTCTCCAAATCATGGCCGCATTGGCTGTATAACAACCTGAGTATTGTCATTACCTATCTATTTGCCTGTGTTACCTGGGTGTTTTTCCGCTCGCCGTATGTACACGAGGCGTTTTATATTCTGGGTAAGATAGTGCACATGAAGCCGTTCGGGCCGGCATCATTCGCCATGAATACAACCGAGATCTTCTTTTCTATCGGCCTCATTGTGTTGCTATGCATTAAAGAAAAATATTGGCTCACCATCCCTACCAAAAACACCTTTTGGTTTTTTGTAATCTTTATCCTGATGGTTTGTAGCTGCTACCTGTTCGGCGTGTTTAACAATAAACAATTTATCTATTTCCAATTCTAA
- a CDS encoding bifunctional 2-polyprenyl-6-hydroxyphenol methylase/3-demethylubiquinol 3-O-methyltransferase UbiG, protein MSENNNQTDSLNVDKGKETTPSGALPLGEGLGGGGLTDRAFWKAFWESKKDLIFHIKPDYYFGDMMGKLIADKGIKNAIELGGFPGYYATYLKKYQHLETTLFDYYIHKPIIDELLTFNGLKPGDVQIIESDLFTYQPEKLYDMVTSFGLIEHFSDTKDIINRHLNFLKPGGVLFITLPNFKGVNGWVQRRFDRANYDKHFIESMDLPRLTRICKELGLEEVESTYHGRFSVWLENRAQQSGLVKGLVKTIWLAGKVFTKLVPVETKSLSPYIVVKAVKPLA, encoded by the coding sequence ATGAGTGAGAATAATAATCAGACCGATTCTTTAAATGTCGATAAAGGCAAAGAAACCACGCCATCAGGAGCCCTCCCCCTCGGGGAGGGTTTGGGGGGGGGGGGGTTAACCGACCGCGCCTTCTGGAAAGCCTTTTGGGAATCAAAGAAAGACTTGATTTTTCACATAAAGCCCGATTATTATTTTGGCGATATGATGGGCAAACTGATTGCCGATAAAGGCATCAAAAACGCTATTGAGTTGGGTGGTTTCCCTGGTTATTATGCCACTTATCTCAAGAAATACCAGCACCTGGAAACCACGCTGTTTGACTATTATATTCACAAACCCATCATTGATGAACTGCTCACGTTTAACGGATTGAAGCCGGGCGATGTACAGATCATCGAATCGGACCTGTTTACTTATCAGCCAGAAAAACTGTATGATATGGTGACCTCGTTTGGTCTGATTGAGCATTTTAGCGATACCAAAGATATCATCAACCGTCACCTTAACTTCCTGAAACCCGGTGGCGTGCTGTTTATTACCCTCCCCAACTTTAAAGGCGTAAACGGCTGGGTGCAACGCAGGTTTGACCGCGCTAATTACGATAAGCATTTCATCGAAAGTATGGATTTGCCACGCCTTACCCGAATTTGCAAAGAGCTGGGCTTGGAGGAGGTGGAAAGCACCTATCATGGCCGTTTCTCTGTTTGGCTGGAGAACCGCGCGCAACAGAGTGGCCTGGTAAAAGGCCTGGTAAAAACCATTTGGCTGGCCGGTAAGGTGTTTACTAAGCTGGTGCCTGTGGAGACCAAATCATTATCGCCATATATTGTGGTAAAGGCGGTGAAACCATTAGCTTAA
- a CDS encoding outer membrane beta-barrel protein yields the protein MTKSIAILCALLCLIVSASAQNRGNIHGKIIDSANHEPMDFATVAAVNPKDSSLISYTLTTKGGAFALHNLPAGKPLKLVVSFVSYQNYREEFMLDKGETHDFGSIKLSSKIASLSEVKITADAPPVMAKKDTIEFNAEAFKTPPNAVVEELLRRLPGVEVDMDGNITYNGKTVNKLMVNGKRFFANDPRIASKNLDAALIAKVQVYDDREDDPDHLIPDSKVNKIINLKLKAAIKKSTFGKLHGGAGTRDRWDAGLLYNQMRDTLQASLILVGNNLNRTGFNSNDLGTMGGFNRSNGSNGGYNTGIATGGRNPSGIQTVASGGLNLNNDYGKKLKVNLLYYYSYTKDENNSSQFNQQLFSDTTLFGRNSYTRNNVTNNHNISGLVEWNPDTTTKIRYQPKVTFTNSNGGSHSNSFTYNNFVPQINQSDNTSSNANNNFQFQHTLSYYHQKGKDGPSLNINHSLSVNPGSGQSYNTNLITSYTSALPSANLYRLSDDANESSSGNLSVNYRYPFNKKFTGTVNANANYSYSHGRNFIYDEDLKTGQYTIYIDSLSRNMIRRQMTETLHPELQYQVTKKTRLTAGLDVQLMQTYNIFHRNLPDLNRHDVFLMPSFSMYTGNFSFDYNTYVRQPDINSLMPDTLVYNQLSSSAGNPDLKPTRTHSFYASYYASNSDKNINYNIYGNLSIDENSISSQRVITAQGASFTRPINRNGAYYAYAGVAFSKGFKKINKWQVRYSPRIFFNYQRSFFQVNNKEGFTLTYAAQFYQQCYLNYDNKFDLNPSINISPRITTYQDVDYPRVNYVSRGFSLPLNVRGVKHWVFEANYDYTYNPLATQGFQRTMNIVNIAVTRLFQFRDRGEIKLSCYDLFDQNVSSYRYATGNITADVQSLVLKRYFLLTYAYRFTKTITKK from the coding sequence ATGACCAAATCTATCGCAATCCTGTGTGCTTTGCTGTGCCTTATTGTGTCAGCATCTGCGCAAAATCGCGGAAACATTCATGGGAAAATTATTGACTCCGCCAACCACGAGCCAATGGATTTTGCTACTGTTGCCGCTGTAAACCCTAAAGATTCATCATTAATTTCTTACACGCTTACCACAAAAGGAGGGGCTTTTGCATTGCATAACCTGCCGGCGGGTAAACCGCTAAAACTGGTGGTATCATTTGTCAGCTACCAGAACTATCGTGAAGAGTTTATGCTGGACAAAGGCGAGACGCACGACTTTGGCTCCATCAAACTAAGCAGCAAAATTGCCAGCCTGAGCGAAGTGAAAATAACAGCTGATGCACCGCCTGTTATGGCAAAGAAAGATACCATTGAGTTTAACGCAGAGGCCTTTAAAACACCGCCCAACGCCGTAGTTGAAGAGTTGTTGCGCCGCTTGCCCGGTGTTGAGGTGGATATGGATGGTAATATCACCTACAACGGTAAAACAGTAAACAAGCTGATGGTAAATGGCAAACGCTTTTTTGCCAACGACCCGCGCATAGCATCAAAAAACCTTGATGCAGCCCTGATTGCTAAAGTACAGGTATATGATGACCGGGAGGATGACCCAGACCACCTCATCCCAGACTCGAAAGTAAATAAGATTATCAATCTGAAACTAAAAGCTGCTATTAAGAAGAGCACTTTTGGCAAACTGCACGGCGGCGCCGGTACGCGTGACCGTTGGGATGCGGGCCTGCTCTATAACCAAATGCGCGATACGCTGCAGGCCAGTTTAATATTGGTTGGCAACAACCTAAACCGTACCGGGTTTAACAGCAATGATCTGGGCACTATGGGGGGCTTTAACCGTAGCAATGGTTCAAATGGTGGTTATAACACGGGCATAGCTACCGGAGGGCGCAACCCATCTGGCATACAAACAGTAGCGTCGGGCGGTCTTAACCTCAATAACGATTATGGCAAGAAGTTAAAAGTTAACCTGCTTTATTATTACAGCTACACTAAGGATGAGAACAATTCATCTCAGTTTAATCAACAACTTTTTTCAGATACCACACTTTTTGGCAGAAACAGCTACACACGTAACAACGTTACCAACAATCATAACATTAGCGGTTTGGTAGAGTGGAACCCTGATACTACCACCAAGATCAGGTATCAGCCTAAGGTTACCTTTACCAATAGTAATGGGGGAAGCCATAGTAATAGCTTTACCTATAATAATTTTGTTCCCCAAATAAACCAGTCTGATAACACCTCAAGCAACGCTAACAATAACTTTCAGTTTCAGCACACCCTGAGTTATTACCATCAAAAAGGTAAGGATGGGCCATCGCTTAATATTAACCATAGCTTGTCTGTCAACCCGGGTAGCGGACAAAGCTATAACACCAATTTAATTACGTCTTATACGTCTGCACTGCCCTCTGCCAATTTGTATAGGCTAAGCGATGATGCTAACGAAAGCAGCAGTGGTAATTTGAGTGTTAACTACCGCTATCCGTTTAATAAAAAGTTTACCGGTACGGTTAATGCCAATGCTAATTATAGCTATAGCCACGGGCGCAATTTTATTTATGACGAGGATCTGAAAACCGGCCAGTACACTATTTATATAGACAGCCTGAGCCGCAACATGATCCGTAGGCAAATGACGGAGACTTTGCACCCCGAACTACAGTACCAGGTAACTAAGAAAACCCGCCTCACGGCCGGTTTGGATGTACAGTTGATGCAAACTTACAACATCTTCCATCGCAATCTGCCCGATCTTAACCGTCATGACGTGTTCCTGATGCCATCATTCAGCATGTACACCGGTAACTTTAGTTTTGATTACAATACTTATGTGAGGCAGCCAGATATTAATAGTTTGATGCCAGATACACTGGTTTACAACCAGCTTTCCAGCTCGGCCGGTAACCCCGACTTGAAGCCTACGCGCACCCATAGTTTTTACGCCAGCTATTACGCCAGCAACAGCGATAAAAACATCAACTATAATATTTACGGCAACCTCTCTATTGATGAGAACAGCATTTCTAGTCAGCGCGTAATTACTGCGCAGGGTGCCAGTTTCACCAGACCCATTAACCGCAATGGCGCTTACTATGCTTATGCCGGTGTGGCATTTAGCAAAGGGTTTAAGAAAATAAACAAATGGCAGGTCAGGTATTCTCCGCGCATCTTCTTTAATTATCAACGCAGCTTTTTCCAGGTTAATAACAAGGAGGGTTTCACACTTACTTACGCTGCCCAATTTTATCAGCAATGCTATCTTAATTATGATAATAAGTTTGATCTTAACCCGAGTATCAATATTTCTCCCCGCATCACTACGTACCAGGACGTAGATTATCCGCGGGTAAATTATGTATCGCGCGGTTTTTCATTACCGCTTAACGTGCGCGGTGTTAAGCACTGGGTATTTGAGGCTAATTATGATTATACGTACAACCCGCTGGCTACGCAGGGCTTTCAGCGCACCATGAACATCGTCAATATAGCTGTTACCCGTTTGTTCCAGTTTCGAGATCGCGGGGAGATCAAGCTATCATGCTATGACCTGTTTGACCAAAATGTTAGTTCCTATCGGTACGCAAC